In the genome of Bacillus thuringiensis, the window AGAGAAGTTTTCCTCACCTATCAAATTAAAGTTCTGAAAATTCAGTTAAAGGAGTGTTGAAAATGGAAAAACGTATCGTTTGTTTAGCTGGTGATGGTGTCGGTCCAGAAGTTATGGAAAGTGCGAAGGAAGTATTGCATATGGTAGAAAGGCTATATGGACATCATTTTCATTTGCAAGATGAGTACTTTGGTGGTGTTGCTATCGATTTAACTGGGAAACCATTACCACAGCGAACACTTGCCGCCTGTTTAGCGAGTGATGCGGTTTTACTTGGAGCAGTAGGTGGACCAAGGTGGGATAGTGCGAAAGAAAGGCCTGAGAAAGGATTATTAGCATTAAGAAAAGGACTCGGTGTATTTGCGAATGTTCGCCCTGTAACGGTAGAAAGTGCAACTGCACATTTATCACCATTAAAAAATGCTGATGAAATTGATTTTGTTGTCGTTCGTGAATTAACAGGCGGAATTTATTTTTCTTATCCGAAAGAGCGAACGGAAGAAGTGGCGACAGATACACTTACGTATCATCGCCATGAAATTGAACGTATCGTTTCGTATGCTTTTCAATTAGCGAATAAGCGGAAGAAAAAAGTAACATCTATTGATAAAGCGAATGTTTTAGAGTCTAGTAAACTATGGAGAACTGTGACAGAAGAAGTAGCACTTCGCTACCCAAATGTGGAAGTAGAACACATTTTAGTAGATGCAGCGGCTATGGAATTAATTCGAAATCCAGGAAGATTTGACGTTATTGTAACGGAAAATTTATTTGGTGATATTTTAAGTGATGAGGCTTCAGTATTAGCTGGATCATTAGGAATGCTGCCATCAGCAAGTCACGCTGAAAAGGGGCCTTCATTATACGAGCCTATTCACGGATCAGCACCGGATATTGCGGGGAAAAATAAGGCAAATCCAATTGCGATGATGCGTTCTGTTGCAATGATGCTTGGGCAATCGTTCGGATTAACGAGAGAAGGATATGCAATTGAAGAAGCAGTTTCTGCAGTCCTTAAATCAGGAAAATGTACAGCAGATATCGGAGGGACTGAAACGACAACTTCATTTACAAAGGCAGTCATTCAAGAAATGGAAGAGCAAGCGTTAGTAGGGAGAGGAAAATAATGGGGAAAAGGTTACTAGATAAGCTTTGGGAAAGACATGTAGTTGCGACAAATGAAAATGGATTGGATTTATTATATATCGATCTACATCTTGTTCATGAAGTAACGTCACCGCAAGCCTTTGAAGGCTTGCGGCTTACAAATCGAACAGTCCGCAGACCAGATTTAACATTTGCAACGATGGATCATAATATTCCAACGAAAGATGTTTGGAATATTACCGATCGCATTGCGAAGCAGCAACTAGATACACTTCGGGAAAACTGTAAACAATTTCAGGTGCCATTAGCGGATATCGGAGATGAAGAGCAAGGGATCGTTCATGTTATAGGACCAGAACTTGGGCTCACACAGCCAGGAAAAACGATTGTTTGTGGTGATAGTCATACAGCGACACACGGTGCTTTTGGCGCACTAGCGTTTGGGATTGGTACGAGTGAAGTGGAACATGTATTGGCAACGCAAACGTTATGGCAACGAAAGCCGAAAGCGATGGGCATTGAGTTAAAAGGAAGGTTACCGCAAGGTGTTTATGCGAAAGATATTATTTTACATCTCCTTTCAAAGTACGGAGTAGCAGTTGGAACAGGTTACGTAATGGAATTTTACGGAGAGGCCATTCATGCTCTGGATATGGAAGAGAGGATGACGCTTTGTAATATGGCAATTGAAGGGGGAGCGAAGGCTGGCATTATTGCACCAGATGAAAAAACGGTTGCTTACGTAAAAGGACGTAAATATGCACCGAAAGAATATGAATCTATTAAGAAAAAATGGTCGGAACTTTATACAGATTTAGATGCAGTTTATGATTTACATATTATAGTAGATGTTACGGATTTAGCGCCGTACGTTACGTGGGGAACAAATCCTAGTATGGGTGTTCGGATTGATGAGAAATTGCCAGAAAAGCATGATGCAAATGACGAAAGGGCGTTTTCTTATATGGGCTTGAGTCCCGGCCAAAGTACGTATGACATTCCAGTTCAACATGTTTTCATTGGATCTTGTACAAATTCCAGGCTTTCTGATTTAGAAATTGCTGCATCTGTCGTGAAAGGTAAAAAAGTAAAAGAAGGTGTGCGAGCACTTGTTGTACCTGGATCTCAAAGGGTAAGAGAAGCAGCGATGCATAAAGGATTACATCGCATATTTGAAGAAGCTGGATTTGAATGGAGAGAGCCCGGATGTTCAATGTGTCTAGGTATGAATCCAGATCAAGTGCCTGAAGGAGAACATTGTGCCTCTACGTCAAATCGCAATTTTGAAGGAAGACAAGGAAAGGGAGCACGAACGCACTTAGTTAGTCCGGCAATGGCGGCAGCGGCTGCGTTATATGGTCATTTTGTTGATATTAGAAAGGAGAGTTATGATGGAGCCATTTCGTATTCATAAAGGTACTGCCGCAGTACTGATGAATGATAACATTGATACAGATCAAATTATTCCGAAGCAATATTTAAAGAGAATTGAAAGAACTGGGTTTGGAAAGTTTTTATTTGATGAGTGGCGATATGATAATAATCGCCAAGAAAACCCTAATTTCCCACTTAATGCACAAGAAAGAAAAGGAGCCAGTATATTAATTACAGGTGATAATTTTGGATGTGGCTCGTCAAGAGAACATGCTCCGTGGTCACTTGCTGATTATGGTTTCCGCGTTATTATCGCTGGAGGATTTGCCGATATCTTTTATATGAATTGTATGAAGAATGGCATGTTACCGATTGTAATGGATAAAGATATACGTGAACAACTTGCTAAAACAGATGCGAGGGAACAAATCAAAGTAGATTTAGAAAATGAAGTAATTACAACGAATACGCACAGATTCCATTTTACAATTGAGAAAATGTGGAAAGAGAAGTTATTAAATGGTTTAGATGAAATTAGTATTACAATGCAATATGAAAAAGAAATAAAAGAGTATGAAAGAAAAGTGGCTTTACATTAAAAAAGTGACGGAATATTAAAAATGTATTTACATTCAAAATTAACTGTTATATACTATGTGAAAATCAGAGGAGAAAGGGAGTAAGTATTATGAATATCGTGCGATCTATTACAATGCTTACACAACTACATCATCATACATGAAACCCTTGAACCTAGCGTGAAAACGTGTAGGTACAAGGGTTATTCCCGTTGTACCTACACTCTACTGAAGAGCCTTGTAGGTATTTTGTCTACAAGGCTCTTTTTATTTTCGGCTTAGGTGAATGAAATAGGCATACATTAGAAGAGGAAAGGTGTGAAAATTCAGATGACAAAATGGAGACGGGCAAACCCGAATGGAACGAGAGATTATTTATTCGAAGAATGTACGTTAATTGAAGAAGTGGAGCAAAAATTAAGGCTTACTTTTTTAGAGAGAGGTTATGAGGAAATAAGAACACCTACAATTGAATTTTATGATGTTTTTGCATTTCAAAATAGACCGATAGATGAAGAGAAGATGTATAAATTTTTTGATGAAAAGGGAAGGATTATCGTTTTACGTCCAGATATGACAATTCCTTTAGCGAGAGTTATTGGAACACAGAGATGGGATACGCCACTTAAATTGACGTATAGCGGGAATGTATTTCGAGCGAATGAATCCCATTCTGGAAAATATAATGAAATCGTACAAAGTGGTATTGAAGTTATCGGGATTGATAATGTAAGAGCTGAAATTGAATGTGTAATAAGTGTCATTCAAGCACTTCAAAAGTTGAAGGTACAATCTTTTACAATTGAGATTGGGCAAGTACAGTTATATAAATGTATTGTAAAAAAACTCTCCATCCATGATGAAGAAGAAAGAGTACTTAGAACGTATATAGAAAGTAAAAATTATGCTGCCCTCTCAAATTTTATCGGAGAAAAGAAATTAGATCGATGCGATGAGACAGTAAGATTACTTGAGAAATTGCCAAGGCTATTTGGAAATTTAGAAGTTATTGAGGAAGCAGAAAAGCTTGCTTCAAGTAATGAAATGAAAATGGCAATTGCAAGAGTAAAAGAAATGTATGAAACAATTGAAACGTTAGGATATGGTTCTTACATATCAATTGATTTAGGTATGATTCAACACTTAGATTACTATACGGGTGTTATTTTCAAAGGATATATATATGAAATTGGGGAAGAAATCGTTAGTGGCGGAAGATACGATGAGCTAATTGGGAATTTTGGAGAAATGCTGCCGGCTGTTGGACTCGCGGTGCAAGTAAATCAAATTGTGAAGGCGCTGCAAGAGCAGCAAGAACCATATGAACGAAATCAAATTGATATTGTGATTCATTATGAGTTAAATAGATTAGCAGAAGCAGAAAGGTTACGAAATTTACTTCGAAAGGACGGTAAGAATGCCTGGTTATCTTTATTTTCTAATTTAAATGATACCTTTCAATTTGCAAGAAAAAATAAAATAGGAACAGTCGTTGAGGCAAAGAATGAATACTTAGTGGAATATGTATGGAATGAAAAATGGGTAGTCCAGAAAGAAGGAGAGACTTCATGCGTAACATTCAAATTGCGTTAACGAAAGGAAGATTAGAAAAACATGTAATTCCACTTTTTGAGCAGATTGGAATTGATTGTTCCGAGCTCAAAAATAAAGGTCGGAAGCTTGTATTTCAAAGTAAAAATACAAATGTTTCATTTATTTTAGTAAAGGCGGTTGATGTTGCCACTTATGTAGAACATGGGGTAGCTGATATTGGGATCGTTGGAAAAGATATTTTAATGGAAAACGAGAAAGATATTTATGAAATGCTGGATTTAGGAGTGGGGATTTGTAAGTTTTGTGTTGCTTCTATTCCTACGTATAACCCAAAGAGTTATCGGAAGAAAAGGATTGCTACGAAATACCCACATATTACTTCTACTTATTTTCATGATAAGGGAGAGGATGTAGAAATTATTAAAATAGAAGGTTCTGTAGAAATCGCTCCTCTTCTTGGATTGGCAGATGCGATTGTAGATATTGTTGAAACAGGAAAAACATTACAAGAGAACGGACTTATTGTATTTGAGGAAATGCACTTTATATCGGCTCGGATGATTGTAAATAAGGCAGCCTTAAAAACTAAAAAAGACGAAATATTCAGTATTATAAATATGATGGAGCAAGAAATCTTATCAGGGAAATAGGAGGACTTAAAATGGAAATCATTTATGAAGACTTTAAGGAGGCATTATCTAAAATAAAAGTGCTAAGAGAAAACGCTAATATAATAGAAGAAACTGTTCAAAGAAGTGTAAGAGAAATCATTAGAAATGTAAGGGAAGGGAAAGATGAGGTTTTATCTTTCTATACAAAAAAGTTTGATGGTGTAGAGATGAAAGATTTTCGTGTAAGTGAAGAAGAAATACAGCAAGCGAGTATGTTTGTAGAGAATTCATTTTTAGAAGCTTTAAAAGAGGCGAAGAAAAACATTGTTTCGTATCACGAAAAGCAAAAGAAGCACTCAATATTCGATTGTGAAAGTAAAGGCATAATTAGAGGGCAGCTCATTCGGCCATTAGAAAATGTAGGTGTATATGTACCAGGCGGGACAGCCTCATATCCTTCTTCAGTATTAATGAATGTATTGCCAGCGAAACTCGCAGGTGTGAAAAAGATTGTAATGGTAACACCACCGAGGAAAGGAGGAATTGATCCTCATATATTAGCTGCTGCAAATCTTGCGGGAGTAGATGAAATTTATACGATAGGTGGCGCGCAAGCAATTGCTGCTTTAGCATACGGGACGGAATCGATTCCGAAAGTGGATAAAATAGTTGGACCGGGAAATTTGTACGTCGCTCTAGCGAAACGAGAAGTATACGGAATAGTAAACATCGATATGATTGCTGGCCCATCAGAAATTGTAGTTGTCGCGGATGAAACGGGTAATGCAAAGTATATCGCAGCGGATTTATTATCGCAAGCAGAGCATGACGAGAGAGCAACGGCGATTTGTATTACAACGAATATGGAACTAGCTAAAGAAGTAGAAAAAGAGGTAGAAAGACAGTTAGAAATGTTACCAAGAAGTGAAATTGCACGTGAATCGATAAAGAGAAATGGAGCCATCTTTATCATTCCTTCCTTAGATGAGGCACTAAAATTATCAAATGAAATTGCTCCAGAACATTT includes:
- the leuB gene encoding 3-isopropylmalate dehydrogenase; translation: MEKRIVCLAGDGVGPEVMESAKEVLHMVERLYGHHFHLQDEYFGGVAIDLTGKPLPQRTLAACLASDAVLLGAVGGPRWDSAKERPEKGLLALRKGLGVFANVRPVTVESATAHLSPLKNADEIDFVVVRELTGGIYFSYPKERTEEVATDTLTYHRHEIERIVSYAFQLANKRKKKVTSIDKANVLESSKLWRTVTEEVALRYPNVEVEHILVDAAAMELIRNPGRFDVIVTENLFGDILSDEASVLAGSLGMLPSASHAEKGPSLYEPIHGSAPDIAGKNKANPIAMMRSVAMMLGQSFGLTREGYAIEEAVSAVLKSGKCTADIGGTETTTSFTKAVIQEMEEQALVGRGK
- the leuC gene encoding 3-isopropylmalate dehydratase large subunit codes for the protein MGKRLLDKLWERHVVATNENGLDLLYIDLHLVHEVTSPQAFEGLRLTNRTVRRPDLTFATMDHNIPTKDVWNITDRIAKQQLDTLRENCKQFQVPLADIGDEEQGIVHVIGPELGLTQPGKTIVCGDSHTATHGAFGALAFGIGTSEVEHVLATQTLWQRKPKAMGIELKGRLPQGVYAKDIILHLLSKYGVAVGTGYVMEFYGEAIHALDMEERMTLCNMAIEGGAKAGIIAPDEKTVAYVKGRKYAPKEYESIKKKWSELYTDLDAVYDLHIIVDVTDLAPYVTWGTNPSMGVRIDEKLPEKHDANDERAFSYMGLSPGQSTYDIPVQHVFIGSCTNSRLSDLEIAASVVKGKKVKEGVRALVVPGSQRVREAAMHKGLHRIFEEAGFEWREPGCSMCLGMNPDQVPEGEHCASTSNRNFEGRQGKGARTHLVSPAMAAAAALYGHFVDIRKESYDGAISYS
- the leuD gene encoding 3-isopropylmalate dehydratase small subunit, coding for MEPFRIHKGTAAVLMNDNIDTDQIIPKQYLKRIERTGFGKFLFDEWRYDNNRQENPNFPLNAQERKGASILITGDNFGCGSSREHAPWSLADYGFRVIIAGGFADIFYMNCMKNGMLPIVMDKDIREQLAKTDAREQIKVDLENEVITTNTHRFHFTIEKMWKEKLLNGLDEISITMQYEKEIKEYERKVALH
- a CDS encoding ATP phosphoribosyltransferase regulatory subunit, giving the protein MTKWRRANPNGTRDYLFEECTLIEEVEQKLRLTFLERGYEEIRTPTIEFYDVFAFQNRPIDEEKMYKFFDEKGRIIVLRPDMTIPLARVIGTQRWDTPLKLTYSGNVFRANESHSGKYNEIVQSGIEVIGIDNVRAEIECVISVIQALQKLKVQSFTIEIGQVQLYKCIVKKLSIHDEEERVLRTYIESKNYAALSNFIGEKKLDRCDETVRLLEKLPRLFGNLEVIEEAEKLASSNEMKMAIARVKEMYETIETLGYGSYISIDLGMIQHLDYYTGVIFKGYIYEIGEEIVSGGRYDELIGNFGEMLPAVGLAVQVNQIVKALQEQQEPYERNQIDIVIHYELNRLAEAERLRNLLRKDGKNAWLSLFSNLNDTFQFARKNKIGTVVEAKNEYLVEYVWNEKWVVQKEGETSCVTFKLR
- the hisG gene encoding ATP phosphoribosyltransferase, translated to MRNIQIALTKGRLEKHVIPLFEQIGIDCSELKNKGRKLVFQSKNTNVSFILVKAVDVATYVEHGVADIGIVGKDILMENEKDIYEMLDLGVGICKFCVASIPTYNPKSYRKKRIATKYPHITSTYFHDKGEDVEIIKIEGSVEIAPLLGLADAIVDIVETGKTLQENGLIVFEEMHFISARMIVNKAALKTKKDEIFSIINMMEQEILSGK
- the hisD gene encoding histidinol dehydrogenase, which translates into the protein MEIIYEDFKEALSKIKVLRENANIIEETVQRSVREIIRNVREGKDEVLSFYTKKFDGVEMKDFRVSEEEIQQASMFVENSFLEALKEAKKNIVSYHEKQKKHSIFDCESKGIIRGQLIRPLENVGVYVPGGTASYPSSVLMNVLPAKLAGVKKIVMVTPPRKGGIDPHILAAANLAGVDEIYTIGGAQAIAALAYGTESIPKVDKIVGPGNLYVALAKREVYGIVNIDMIAGPSEIVVVADETGNAKYIAADLLSQAEHDERATAICITTNMELAKEVEKEVERQLEMLPRSEIARESIKRNGAIFIIPSLDEALKLSNEIAPEHLELHIKEPMNALDYVKHAGSIFLGAYAPEPLGDYLAGPNHVLPTSGTARFFSPLSVDNFVKKSSFISYTEEALKNVQHHIVELANKEGLHAHARAIQIRFEEGK